A single genomic interval of Agromyces cerinus harbors:
- a CDS encoding molybdopterin-dependent oxidoreductase, producing the protein MPETRGPARGWVLPAVAGVASVALGVGVGELVAAVVAPASSPLVVVGSLLIDLAPPWAKDTAIALFGTADKAALLVGIGLVLLAVAGAAGVLEARRPPWGMVVIGAVGVVGAVAAASRANASMLAIVPSAVAAIAAMLALTFLFKKLAPTPTPEPAPDALSRRNTEPTHEVEPGASQESSFDSATPAAPADVDRRRFLGWAGGAVALGALAALGGYALQAGARAVTAVRDAITLPKAASTANVPAGAELGIDGLAPVVTPNAEFYRIDTALAVPAIDPADWSLRIHGLVDREVTLTWDELLALPLEESITTLACVSNEVGGNLIGNAVWLGYPIRELLARAGPSTDADMVLSRSIDGFTASTPLEVLEDDRNAILAVGMNGEPLPTEHGFPVRMVVPGLYGYVSATKWVVDLEVTRFDAASAYWTDRGWSERGPIKISSRIDVPRQGQSVSSGSAVLAGVAWHQHVGIAGVEVQIDDGEWRAAELATAINDDTWVQWKYEWPDAAAGSHSVRVRALGADGDVQTADRQGVVPDGATGLDEVTVEVR; encoded by the coding sequence ATGCCCGAGACGCGCGGCCCCGCCCGAGGATGGGTGCTGCCCGCCGTGGCGGGCGTGGCATCCGTCGCCCTCGGCGTCGGCGTCGGCGAGCTCGTCGCGGCCGTCGTGGCACCCGCGTCGAGCCCGCTCGTGGTGGTCGGGTCCCTGCTCATCGATCTCGCACCGCCCTGGGCGAAGGACACCGCGATCGCGCTCTTCGGCACGGCCGACAAGGCCGCCCTGCTCGTGGGCATCGGGCTCGTGCTGCTCGCCGTCGCCGGCGCGGCCGGGGTGCTCGAGGCTCGGCGACCGCCGTGGGGCATGGTCGTGATCGGCGCCGTGGGCGTCGTCGGCGCGGTCGCGGCGGCGAGCCGGGCGAACGCCTCGATGCTCGCGATCGTGCCCTCGGCGGTGGCCGCGATCGCGGCGATGCTCGCGCTGACGTTCCTGTTCAAGAAACTCGCCCCCACACCCACCCCCGAACCCGCCCCAGACGCGCTGAGTCGCAGGAACACCGAGCCGACGCACGAGGTGGAGCCCGGCGCGTCGCAGGAATCATCCTTCGACTCGGCGACGCCGGCAGCCCCGGCAGACGTCGACCGCCGCCGCTTCCTCGGCTGGGCGGGCGGCGCCGTGGCACTCGGGGCGCTCGCCGCACTCGGCGGCTACGCACTGCAGGCGGGCGCCCGCGCGGTCACGGCCGTACGCGACGCGATCACCCTGCCGAAGGCGGCGTCGACCGCGAACGTGCCCGCCGGCGCCGAACTCGGCATCGACGGCCTCGCTCCGGTCGTCACACCGAATGCCGAGTTCTACCGCATCGACACCGCCCTCGCCGTGCCGGCGATCGACCCCGCCGACTGGAGCCTGCGCATCCACGGCCTCGTCGATCGCGAGGTCACGCTGACCTGGGACGAATTGCTCGCCCTCCCCCTCGAAGAGAGCATCACGACCCTCGCGTGCGTGTCGAACGAGGTCGGCGGCAACCTCATCGGCAACGCCGTGTGGCTCGGCTACCCGATCCGCGAACTGCTCGCCCGCGCGGGCCCTTCGACCGATGCCGACATGGTGCTCTCGCGGAGCATCGACGGATTCACGGCTTCGACGCCGCTCGAGGTGCTGGAGGACGACCGCAACGCGATCCTCGCGGTCGGCATGAACGGCGAACCGCTGCCCACCGAGCACGGCTTCCCCGTGCGGATGGTCGTGCCCGGCCTCTACGGTTACGTCTCGGCCACGAAGTGGGTCGTCGATCTCGAGGTGACCCGCTTCGACGCGGCATCCGCGTACTGGACCGATCGCGGCTGGAGCGAGCGCGGACCCATCAAGATCTCCTCGCGCATCGACGTGCCCCGCCAGGGGCAGTCGGTCTCCTCCGGCTCGGCAGTGCTCGCGGGTGTCGCGTGGCACCAGCACGTCGGCATCGCGGGCGTCGAGGTGCAGATCGACGACGGCGAGTGGCGCGCGGCCGAGCTCGCGACGGCGATCAACGATGACACGTGGGTGCAGTGGAAGTACGAATGGCCGGATGCCGCGGCGGGCTCGCACTCCGTTCGGGTGCGTGCCCTCGGCGCCGATGGAGACGTGCAGACCGCCGATCGGCAGGGCGTCGTGCCCGACGGCGCCACGGGCCTCGACGAGGTCACGGTCGAGGTGCGCTGA
- a CDS encoding ATP-binding cassette domain-containing protein codes for MTATDQTVTERSTDERSAGRHIADAHDVIEVRGAHENNLQGISLDIPKRRLSVFTGVSGSGKSSLVFGTIAAESQRLINETYSTFIQSFMTTQPRPEVDSLRNVSAAIIVDQERMGANSRSTVGTATDAYALLRILFSRLGQPYVGPSFHFSFNVPAGMCPRCEGTGEVNDLDLDELFDRDKSLAEGAITIPGYTADGWMVRIYSEGGFLDADKKIRDYTEAELHDFLYKESTKVKVQNINMTYEGLVPKLQKSLLSKDRDAMQPHIRAFVDRAVTFTACPECGGARLNQEALSSKIKGINIADASSMQISDLASWLADIDDPSVGPLIGNLRQNVDSFVDIGLGYLSLDRPSGTLSGGEAQRVKMIRHIGSSLTDVTYVFDEPTVGLHPHDIQRMNRLLLQLRDKGNTVLVVEHKPEVIEIADHIVDLGPGAGSRGGQICFEGDLAGLRASDTLTGRHLDHRAKLRDEVRTASSALEIRGATQHNLTGVDVDVPLGVLTVVTGVAGSGKSSLIHGNVPKHDQVVVVDQSPIRGSIRSNPATYTGLLDTIRKAFAKENGVKPALFSANSAGACPNCKGIGLVFVELGPMSTVSSVCEECGGKRFTAEVLEYRLNGLNIAEVLALSVDAALEYLTEKPARAILQRLSDVGLGYLGLGQALNTLSGGERQRLKLAISMAKSGSVYVLDEPTTGLHLADVDRLLALLDRLVDDGNSVIVIEHHQAVMAHADWIIDLGPGAGRDGGRIVFEGTPRALVEAAATDEATLTGTHLREYVGA; via the coding sequence ATGACCGCGACCGACCAGACCGTCACCGAGCGCAGCACCGACGAGCGCAGCGCCGGGCGGCACATCGCCGACGCGCACGACGTCATCGAGGTGCGCGGGGCGCACGAGAACAACCTGCAGGGCATCTCGCTCGACATCCCGAAGCGGCGGCTCAGCGTCTTCACGGGGGTCTCGGGCTCCGGCAAGTCGAGCCTCGTGTTCGGCACCATCGCGGCCGAGTCGCAGCGACTCATCAACGAGACGTACTCCACGTTCATCCAGTCGTTCATGACCACGCAGCCGCGACCCGAGGTCGACAGTCTGCGCAACGTCTCCGCCGCGATCATCGTCGACCAGGAGCGCATGGGCGCGAACTCCCGATCGACCGTCGGCACCGCGACCGACGCCTATGCGCTGCTCCGCATCCTGTTCTCGCGCCTCGGGCAGCCCTACGTCGGCCCGAGCTTCCACTTCAGCTTCAACGTGCCGGCGGGCATGTGCCCGCGATGCGAGGGCACCGGCGAGGTCAACGACCTCGACCTCGACGAGCTCTTCGACCGCGACAAGTCGCTCGCCGAGGGCGCCATCACGATCCCCGGCTACACGGCCGACGGGTGGATGGTGCGCATCTACTCGGAAGGCGGGTTCCTCGACGCCGACAAGAAGATCCGCGACTACACCGAGGCCGAGCTGCACGACTTCCTCTACAAGGAGTCGACGAAGGTCAAGGTGCAGAACATCAACATGACCTACGAGGGCCTCGTGCCGAAGCTGCAGAAGAGCCTCCTCTCCAAAGACCGCGACGCCATGCAGCCGCACATCCGCGCGTTCGTCGACCGCGCGGTGACCTTCACCGCCTGCCCCGAGTGCGGCGGCGCGCGCCTCAACCAAGAGGCCCTCTCGTCGAAGATCAAGGGCATCAACATCGCGGATGCCTCGTCGATGCAGATCTCCGACCTCGCGAGCTGGCTCGCCGACATCGACGACCCGAGCGTCGGGCCGCTCATCGGCAACCTGCGGCAGAACGTCGACTCCTTCGTCGACATCGGTCTCGGCTACCTCAGCCTCGACCGGCCTTCGGGCACGCTCTCGGGTGGTGAGGCGCAGCGCGTCAAGATGATCCGGCACATCGGGTCGTCGCTCACCGATGTCACCTACGTGTTCGACGAGCCGACGGTCGGCCTGCACCCGCACGACATCCAGCGCATGAACCGGCTGCTGTTGCAGCTGCGCGACAAGGGCAACACCGTGCTCGTCGTCGAGCACAAGCCCGAGGTCATCGAGATCGCCGACCACATCGTCGACCTCGGCCCGGGCGCCGGCTCGCGGGGCGGGCAGATCTGCTTCGAGGGCGACCTCGCGGGGCTGCGCGCCTCCGACACGCTCACCGGCCGGCACCTCGACCACCGGGCGAAGCTGCGCGACGAGGTGCGCACGGCATCGAGCGCGCTCGAGATCCGCGGTGCGACGCAGCACAACCTCACGGGGGTCGACGTCGACGTCCCGCTCGGCGTGCTCACCGTCGTCACGGGCGTCGCCGGTTCGGGCAAGTCCTCGCTCATCCACGGCAACGTGCCGAAGCACGACCAGGTGGTCGTCGTCGACCAGTCGCCGATCCGCGGCTCGATCCGCTCCAACCCGGCCACCTACACGGGCCTGCTCGACACGATCCGCAAGGCGTTCGCGAAGGAGAACGGCGTGAAGCCGGCGCTCTTCAGCGCGAACTCCGCCGGCGCATGCCCCAACTGCAAGGGCATCGGGCTCGTGTTCGTCGAGCTCGGGCCGATGTCGACGGTCTCGAGCGTGTGCGAGGAGTGCGGCGGCAAGCGGTTCACGGCCGAGGTGCTCGAGTACCGCCTCAATGGCCTGAACATCGCCGAGGTGCTCGCCCTCTCGGTCGACGCGGCGCTCGAGTACCTCACCGAGAAGCCGGCCCGGGCGATCCTGCAGCGTCTCTCCGATGTGGGGCTCGGCTACCTCGGCCTGGGCCAGGCGCTGAACACCCTCTCGGGCGGCGAGCGCCAGCGGCTGAAGCTCGCGATCAGCATGGCGAAGTCGGGCTCGGTCTACGTGCTCGACGAGCCGACGACCGGTCTGCATCTTGCCGACGTCGACCGCCTGCTCGCCCTGCTCGACCGGCTCGTCGACGACGGCAACTCGGTCATCGTGATCGAGCACCATCAAGCCGTCATGGCGCACGCCGACTGGATCATCGACCTTGGCCCGGGGGCCGGTCGCGATGGCGGGCGCATCGTGTTCGAGGGCACCCCGCGTGCCCTCGTCGAGGCCGCCGCCACCGACGAGGCGACGCTCACGGGCACGCACCTCCGGGAGTACGTCGGCGCCTGA
- a CDS encoding SDR family oxidoreductase, with protein MSRTYVITGAGSGIGAAAAALLTERGHRVIGVDLKGADITADLSKREGRADAAAAVVEASGGRIDAVVAAAGISAPIPLTVAVNFFGVTEFLDALAPTLAKADAPRIAVVSSMASLQPNSTALVEALLAGDEAKALDLGAALAEQGPETGYLNYPSSKRALSRWVRRESIAPRYAGAGIPVNAVAPGTVVTPMTAPLLATEEGRAMVDAAVPMPLNGHSDALVIAKLLAWLTSEENSHVTGQTIYIDGGADATLRGDDIWTWADPS; from the coding sequence ATGAGCAGAACGTATGTCATCACCGGAGCAGGATCAGGCATCGGGGCGGCCGCCGCGGCGCTCCTCACCGAGCGCGGCCACCGCGTCATCGGCGTCGACCTGAAGGGGGCCGATATCACCGCGGACCTCTCGAAACGCGAGGGCCGAGCGGATGCCGCGGCAGCCGTCGTCGAGGCATCCGGCGGGCGGATCGACGCCGTCGTCGCGGCGGCCGGCATCTCGGCGCCGATCCCGCTGACCGTGGCCGTCAACTTCTTCGGCGTCACCGAGTTCCTCGACGCGCTCGCCCCGACGCTTGCGAAGGCGGATGCCCCGCGCATCGCCGTGGTGAGCTCGATGGCGAGCCTGCAGCCCAACTCCACCGCGCTCGTCGAGGCACTGCTCGCGGGCGACGAGGCCAAGGCGCTCGACCTCGGCGCGGCGCTCGCCGAGCAGGGGCCCGAGACCGGCTACCTCAACTACCCGTCGTCGAAGCGCGCGCTCAGCCGCTGGGTTCGCCGCGAGTCGATCGCGCCGCGCTACGCCGGCGCCGGCATCCCCGTGAACGCGGTCGCCCCCGGCACCGTGGTCACGCCGATGACCGCGCCGCTCCTCGCAACCGAAGAGGGTCGGGCGATGGTCGACGCGGCCGTGCCGATGCCGCTCAACGGACACTCCGATGCGCTCGTGATCGCGAAGCTGCTCGCCTGGCTCACGAGCGAGGAGAACTCGCACGTCACCGGACAGACGATCTACATCGACGGCGGCGCCGACGCCACGCTCCGCGGCGACGACATCTGGACCTGGGCCGACCCGAGCTGA
- a CDS encoding DivIVA domain-containing protein, with amino-acid sequence MTTWDDEAELPIPLPPMSEGGLVAAVSRLPESGTVKFASRPLGGYDRSEVDAYVADLARTIGEVRAALTEDRRELAEHQRELAELRAENTKLRSTGSEDLEREVTLGAVGLLSQAQVIADKAVADAEEYARDLVLTARTQYREAQERTAATAAAAPTEPATTTASIPLPSMPEIEYVRTYAQVAQIQLRSVLDALTEQVDRLGTLPLPDAADVAESAVQALPDDEFPDEEPDWIPAVPPQPTIQRQTYVSP; translated from the coding sequence ATGACCACTTGGGACGACGAAGCCGAACTCCCGATCCCTCTACCGCCGATGTCCGAAGGCGGCCTCGTCGCCGCCGTCTCGCGTCTGCCCGAGTCGGGTACCGTGAAATTCGCCTCACGCCCGCTCGGCGGGTACGACCGCTCCGAAGTGGACGCGTACGTGGCCGACCTCGCACGCACGATCGGCGAGGTCCGGGCGGCACTCACCGAGGACCGCCGCGAACTCGCCGAGCACCAGCGCGAACTCGCCGAACTCCGTGCCGAGAACACGAAGCTCCGCAGCACCGGCTCCGAAGACCTCGAGCGCGAGGTCACGCTGGGTGCCGTCGGTCTGCTCTCCCAGGCCCAGGTGATCGCCGACAAGGCGGTCGCCGACGCCGAGGAGTACGCGCGCGATCTCGTGCTCACCGCCCGCACGCAGTATCGCGAGGCGCAGGAGCGCACCGCCGCGACCGCAGCTGCCGCGCCGACCGAGCCGGCGACGACGACGGCGAGCATCCCGCTGCCGTCGATGCCCGAGATCGAGTACGTGCGCACCTACGCGCAGGTCGCCCAGATCCAGTTGCGCTCGGTGCTCGACGCCCTCACCGAGCAGGTCGATCGCCTCGGCACGCTGCCGCTGCCCGACGCGGCCGACGTGGCCGAGTCGGCGGTCCAGGCGCTGCCCGACGACGAGTTCCCCGACGAGGAACCGGATTGGATCCCGGCGGTGCCGCCGCAGCCGACGATCCAGCGGCAGACGTACGTCAGTCCCTGA
- a CDS encoding globin domain-containing protein: MDTAALKHTWSLAESLGDEVPLFFYSHLFYTHPELRAMFPVAMATQRDRLVGALGRIVSNVDQLDEVTAFIGQLGRDHRRFEVIAEHYDAVGLSLLTTLQHFLGDLWTPELAEDWAGAYGVIATAMVQAAEESELSSPASWAGHVTAVERRSMDVAIVHVRPEPDLPFEPGQSFAVETPYAPRLWRYFSAANAPRQDGTIEFHVQLVPGGQVSGAVVRRLKAGDVVRMGSAVGQELTLSDADRGRDLVMVAGGTGLAPLRAHLERIDLQWQATGDAPRVHLFHGARVPWNLYENRLMQSLTGRPWFSYTPVVSDDPSYPGRKGFVSDAVVEADVSPGALAMVCGSPSMVRHTASRLRELGVPSPDIRFELFATLDEDGLRDPQPSPLVEEPMGSAR; the protein is encoded by the coding sequence GTGGACACCGCTGCGCTGAAGCACACCTGGTCGCTGGCCGAGTCGCTCGGCGACGAGGTGCCGCTCTTCTTCTACTCGCACCTCTTCTACACGCACCCCGAGCTCCGGGCGATGTTCCCGGTCGCGATGGCAACCCAACGCGACCGGCTCGTCGGCGCGCTCGGGCGCATCGTGTCCAACGTCGATCAACTCGACGAGGTGACGGCGTTCATCGGGCAGCTCGGCCGTGACCACCGCAGGTTCGAGGTCATCGCCGAGCACTACGACGCGGTCGGCCTCTCGCTCCTCACCACGCTGCAGCACTTCCTCGGCGACCTCTGGACCCCAGAGCTCGCCGAGGACTGGGCCGGTGCGTACGGCGTCATCGCGACCGCGATGGTGCAGGCCGCCGAGGAGTCGGAACTGAGCAGTCCGGCCTCCTGGGCGGGTCACGTCACCGCGGTCGAGCGCCGCAGCATGGACGTCGCGATCGTGCACGTGCGACCCGAGCCCGACCTCCCGTTCGAGCCCGGGCAGTCGTTCGCCGTCGAGACTCCGTACGCCCCGCGCCTGTGGCGCTACTTCAGCGCCGCCAATGCGCCGCGGCAGGACGGCACGATCGAGTTCCACGTGCAGCTGGTGCCAGGCGGGCAGGTGTCGGGCGCCGTGGTGCGGCGACTGAAGGCCGGTGACGTAGTGCGGATGGGCTCAGCGGTCGGGCAGGAGCTGACGCTCAGCGACGCCGACCGCGGTCGAGACCTCGTCATGGTCGCGGGCGGAACCGGCCTGGCCCCGCTCCGTGCGCATCTGGAACGCATCGACCTGCAGTGGCAGGCGACCGGAGACGCCCCGCGCGTGCACCTGTTCCACGGCGCTCGAGTTCCGTGGAACCTGTACGAGAACCGCCTGATGCAGAGCCTGACCGGTCGGCCGTGGTTCAGCTATACGCCCGTCGTGTCCGACGACCCGAGCTACCCAGGTCGCAAGGGGTTCGTGAGCGACGCGGTCGTCGAGGCCGACGTCTCCCCCGGCGCCCTCGCGATGGTCTGCGGTTCGCCCTCCATGGTGCGCCACACCGCCTCCCGGCTGCGCGAGCTCGGTGTGCCGTCACCCGACATCCGTTTCGAACTGTTCGCCACGCTCGATGAGGACGGCCTGCGTGACCCGCAGCCGTCACCACTCGTGGAAGAACCGATGGGAAGTGCCCGATGA
- a CDS encoding group I truncated hemoglobin, whose amino-acid sequence MNSLDLQTQPEAQSDYAAVGGAPAVTAVVNRFYELVLGDDRLLKHFEGIEMVRLKRHQVALVSQVMGGPVAYEGRDLRAAHANMGITAEEFGAVAEHLIAALTEAGVPSEIVDRTVTAVAATQPDIVEVSATQE is encoded by the coding sequence ATGAATTCCCTCGATCTGCAGACCCAACCCGAAGCCCAGAGCGACTACGCAGCCGTCGGAGGTGCACCCGCAGTCACCGCCGTCGTCAACCGGTTCTACGAGCTGGTGCTCGGCGACGACCGACTGCTGAAGCACTTCGAGGGCATCGAGATGGTCCGACTCAAGCGACACCAGGTCGCGCTCGTCTCCCAGGTCATGGGCGGGCCGGTCGCCTACGAGGGACGCGACCTGCGTGCGGCCCACGCGAACATGGGCATCACGGCGGAGGAGTTCGGCGCCGTCGCCGAACACCTGATCGCCGCACTGACCGAGGCCGGTGTTCCGTCCGAGATCGTCGACCGCACCGTGACCGCCGTCGCCGCGACCCAACCCGACATCGTCGAGGTCAGCGCGACGCAAGAGTGA